GTCAGGTGGTTGTTGAGCACGATGAGCTTCGCGATCGCGGTGTTGATCCGCATCGCCTCCATGTCGGCGCGCACGTCGGTGATCGTGCGGTGCAGCACGCGCAGGGTCTCGGCGGACAGCTCGTCCTCGGTGACGACGAGCGCGCCCGTGGCCTCGTCGACCACGTTGCGCCACAGCCGCTGCAGGAAGCGCTGCGCACCGACGACCGCCCGGGTCTCCCACGGGCGCGAGAGGTCCAGCGGACCCATCGACATCTCGTAGACCCGCAGGGTGTCCGCGCCGTACTCGGCGTACATCTCGTCGGGCGTGATCATGTTCTTCTTGGACTTGCCGATCTTGCCGTACTCGCGGTGGACCTCCTCGCCCTGCCGCGAGAAGCCGCTGGGCACCGACTCGTCCTCGACGACCTCGCTCGCCTCGACGTAGGCGCCGCGCCCGTCGCGGTACGCGTACGCCTGGATGTAGCCCTGGTTGAACAGCTTGCGGAACGGCTCGCGGCTCGACACGTGACCCAGGTCGTAGAGCACCTTGTGCCAGAACCGCGCGTACAGCAGGTGCAGCACGGCGTGCTCGACGCCGCCGACGTACAGGTCGACGCCCCCGGCGCCGTGGGTGTCCGCCGGGTTGTGGCCCGGGCCCATCCAGTACTGCTCGAGGGCGGGGTCGACGACCTGCTCGGTGTGCGACGGGTCGAGGTAGTGCAGGTAGTACCAGCACGAGCCGGCCCAGTTGGGCATCGTGTTCGTGTCGCGCCGGTAGGTCCGCGGCCCGTCGCCCAGGTCGAGCGTGACGTTGACCCAGTCCTCGTTGCGACCGAGCGGCGCCTCGGGCGACGACTGCGAGTCCTGCGGGTCGAACGTCCGCGGCGCGTAGTCGGGCACCTCGGGCAGGTTCACCGGCAGGGACGCGTCGGGCAGCGCGAGGGGCAGGTCGTTCTCGTCGTACACGATCGGGAACGGCTCGCCCCAGTACCGCTGCCGGCTGAACAGCCAGTCGCGCAGGCGGTAGGTGATCGTGCCCGCGCCGAGGCCCTGCGCGACGAGCCAGTCGATGATCGTGCGCTTCGCGGCCGCGACGTCGAGCCGGTCGAGGCTCACCGTGTCGTTGGACGAGTTGATGATCGCGCCGTCGCCGGTCCACGCGCCGCCCTCGAAGCCGGCGGGCGGCTCGACGGTGCGGACGACGGGCAGGTCGAACGCCTGCGCGAATGCGAAGTCCCGCTCGTCGCCGCCCGGGACGGCCATGATCGCGCCGGTGCCGTAGCCCATGAGGACGTAGTCGGCCGTGAACACCGGGATGCTCGCGCCGTTCACGGGATTGGTCGCGAGGATGCCGGTGAACACGCCGGTCTTGCGGCCGGCGTCGGCCTGCCGCTCGATCGCGCTCTTCGTGGCCGACTCGCGCCGGTACGCCGCGACGGCCTCCGCCGGCGACGCGTGGCCGCCCGTCCAGCCGTCCTTCGTGCCCTCGGGCCACGCGGCCGCGACGTCGTCGAGCAGCGGGTGCTCGGGCGAGACGACCATGAACGTCGCACCGAACAGCGTGTCGGGGCGCGTCGTGAACACCTCGACCGACGTGCGCTCGGCGCCGTCGGGGCCCGGCACCGGGAAGCGCACGCGGGCACCCTCGGAGCGGCCGATCCAGTTGCGCTGCATCGAGGCGACCTTCTCGGGCCAGTCGATCAGCTCGAGGTCGTCGATCAGGCGGTCGGCGTACGCGGTGATCCGCATCTGCCACTGCCGCAGCGTGCGCTGGAAGACCGGGAAGTCGCCGCGCTCGGAGCGCCCCTCGGACGTGACCTCCTCGTTGGCGAGCACCGTGCCGAGGCCCGGGCACCAGTTGACCGGGGTCTCCGACACGTACGCGAGGCGGTGGGCGTCGACGACGCGACGGCGCGCGACCGCGTCCAGGTCGGCCCACGAGGCACCGGCGGGGACGCCCTCGATGCCGTCCGGCACCGCACGGGCGCCGGACGCGAACGCCTCGACGAGCGTCGCCACGGGACGCGCGGCGCCCCGCCCGCCGTCGGGCCGGACCGCGTCGGCGTCGTACCAGGACTCGAAGATCTGCAGGAAGATCCACTGCGTCCACCGGACGTAGCCCGGGTCGATCGTCGCGAACATGCGGCGCGGGT
The Cellulomonas sp. NS3 DNA segment above includes these coding regions:
- the leuS gene encoding leucine--tRNA ligase, producing the protein MTSQAPSHPAPDAPVPHDVPNDVPFRYTAAVADELELRWQDEWERRGTFYAANPTGPLTDAQGRHAEPERRPFFVMDMFPYPSGAGLHIGHPLGYIGTDVVSRFRRMLGDNVLHALGYDAFGLPAEQYAVQTGQHPRTTTEANIEIMARQLRRLGTGHDPRRMFATIDPGYVRWTQWIFLQIFESWYDADAVRPDGGRGAARPVATLVEAFASGARAVPDGIEGVPAGASWADLDAVARRRVVDAHRLAYVSETPVNWCPGLGTVLANEEVTSEGRSERGDFPVFQRTLRQWQMRITAYADRLIDDLELIDWPEKVASMQRNWIGRSEGARVRFPVPGPDGAERTSVEVFTTRPDTLFGATFMVVSPEHPLLDDVAAAWPEGTKDGWTGGHASPAEAVAAYRRESATKSAIERQADAGRKTGVFTGILATNPVNGASIPVFTADYVLMGYGTGAIMAVPGGDERDFAFAQAFDLPVVRTVEPPAGFEGGAWTGDGAIINSSNDTVSLDRLDVAAAKRTIIDWLVAQGLGAGTITYRLRDWLFSRQRYWGEPFPIVYDENDLPLALPDASLPVNLPEVPDYAPRTFDPQDSQSSPEAPLGRNEDWVNVTLDLGDGPRTYRRDTNTMPNWAGSCWYYLHYLDPSHTEQVVDPALEQYWMGPGHNPADTHGAGGVDLYVGGVEHAVLHLLYARFWHKVLYDLGHVSSREPFRKLFNQGYIQAYAYRDGRGAYVEASEVVEDESVPSGFSRQGEEVHREYGKIGKSKKNMITPDEMYAEYGADTLRVYEMSMGPLDLSRPWETRAVVGAQRFLQRLWRNVVDEATGALVVTEDELSAETLRVLHRTITDVRADMEAMRINTAIAKLIVLNNHLTSLPAVPRAAVEPLVLMTAPIAPHIAEELWSRLGHTESLAHAPFPVAEERYLVEDTVTCVLQVQGKVRGRAEVPADATEDALREIALADPGVQRALAGRDVRTVIVRAPRLVNVVPA